TCCCTCACTGGCACCAACTTCCATTGCTGCCATGGTAGCGATACAGCCCTCAGGCGTTTCAGAGGATTCCATTCCAGCTTGGAACATCTCTAACAGGTTGCTCATAGCCGTACGAAAGTCGGGGTGGTCCAGAGTTTTCAGGCCGTCACGGGTATACTTTGAGTGAAAATGCTCCAAACAACGACCATATAGCTCTTCTTTACTGTGGAAAGAGTTATAGATACTGGATTTGTTCAGCCCCATGGCCGATTCAAGATCTGACAAGGAAGTAGCTTTGTAGCCTTTCTCCCAGAAAACGAGCATGGCCTTGTCTAGTACTTCTACCTCGTCAAATTGCTTGCGCCCACTCATTTATCGTTACCAAACCTCAAAAAAATGATAGTGACACATCAATCTGGGGTGGGCAAGGCGAGAGGGGGAGAGTCTAGAAAGTATAGGGATAAATGGCTTTTGGAATGAACAATCCAGCGGATTTACCGGTACATGAATAGGTGGTCAGCTTATTTTGTACAAAGGTCTGGTTCTGACTAATGGGCCCCTTTTAACTGGGTACTCAAAGCCTTTGCTATAAGTGACTAGCTCGTCTTAATCTTTGACTGTTGTGTCCCCGAGGTTACCTGATTACGGTTCTTAAAAATAGACAATTATTCTATGATTTCGGCCGCGAATGAATAGAGAAGGAATAGGAAATTATGGGTATTTTTGATAAAGCCAAGGAACTCGGTGAAAGGGTCAATGAGTCCGTAACCGCTTTTAGCAGTGATGAAGTAATAGCCAATACCGTTATCAAAGCGGTTGAGAAGCAGGAGAAGGTGAATGCCATTCTCAAAGCCAGGGGGTGCAATTATCGTGTTGCGGACATCGATCTGGGGATGGGCATTCCACCAACGGTGACTTTTGGGGTGAGGCGAGTTGATGTGCTGGCAGAAAAAAGGCTGATGAAAATGGTGTCATGACTTCACCCGCGTCTGAAGAATCCGCCTTATAGTTACCGACTCTCTAAATGATGGTTCCGGAAATTTTATAAAGCGATATTGGAATAAACATTATGAAAATAGTGCGTAGCAGAGATTTTACCGGTAGTAAGCCCTGGGAATCGCAACTTATCGCAAATATGAACGGGATTACCACTAAACTGCATTGGACTAATAAACCTTATATTTGGCATATCAATGATGGCCAGGAAGTCTTCGCTGTTCTCGATGGTCATGTAGAAATGTTTTACAAAGTGGCAGGTAGAACCGAATCGGAACTTCTTGGACCTGGTGATATATTCCACGCTTCTGAGGGCACGGAACATGTAGCTCATCCTGTTGGTGAGGCTCGCATTCTGGTTGTGGAATCTGAGGAAAGTGTCTAAGTTGGTTTTCCTTTCTTAGAAATTAATTAATGTGGTTATCTTATCAAGAAATAGTCATCAATTTGATGGCTTGGATAAGCATTTTGCAATGTTGATTTTGTAACAGTTGAGCATGTCGGAATTTGTCGATTT
This DNA window, taken from Microbulbifer sp. VAAF005, encodes the following:
- a CDS encoding TetR/AcrR family transcriptional regulator, which encodes MSGRKQFDEVEVLDKAMLVFWEKGYKATSLSDLESAMGLNKSSIYNSFHSKEELYGRCLEHFHSKYTRDGLKTLDHPDFRTAMSNLLEMFQAGMESSETPEGCIATMAAMEVGASEGFLADLVAKGLNEILERLESRMRQAVEDGQLKPETDCAGLAALIMAVNRGIATFNKAMGNNIAGKRSYQQLANILDLYTLP
- a CDS encoding cupin, whose amino-acid sequence is MKIVRSRDFTGSKPWESQLIANMNGITTKLHWTNKPYIWHINDGQEVFAVLDGHVEMFYKVAGRTESELLGPGDIFHASEGTEHVAHPVGEARILVVESEESV